A part of Amycolatopsis lurida genomic DNA contains:
- the nucS gene encoding endonuclease NucS: MRLVIARCQVDYAGRLTAHLPMATRLLLVKADGSVSVHSDDRAYKPLNWMSPPCWLIEDGKLWIVENKQGEKLVITIDEIFHDHAQELGAEPGLQKDGVEAHLQELLAEHIKTLGDGYTLVRREFPTAIGPVDIMARDADGASVAVEIKRRGEIDGVEQLTRYLELLNRDPLLAPVQGVFAAQIIKPQARVLAEDRGIRCLTLDYDALRGIESDEFRLF, from the coding sequence GTGCGCCTTGTGATCGCTCGCTGCCAGGTCGACTACGCCGGCCGTCTGACCGCCCATCTGCCGATGGCCACCCGGCTGCTGCTCGTGAAGGCCGACGGCTCGGTGTCCGTGCACTCGGACGACCGCGCCTACAAGCCGCTGAACTGGATGAGCCCGCCGTGCTGGCTGATCGAGGACGGCAAGCTGTGGATCGTCGAGAACAAGCAGGGGGAGAAGCTCGTCATCACGATCGACGAGATCTTCCACGACCACGCCCAGGAACTCGGCGCGGAACCGGGACTGCAGAAGGACGGCGTCGAGGCGCACCTGCAGGAACTGCTCGCCGAGCACATCAAGACCCTCGGCGACGGCTACACCCTGGTGCGGCGGGAGTTCCCGACCGCGATCGGCCCGGTCGACATCATGGCCCGCGACGCCGACGGTGCCAGTGTCGCCGTCGAGATCAAACGGCGCGGCGAGATCGACGGCGTCGAGCAGCTGACGCGGTACCTCGAACTGCTGAACCGCGACCCGCTGCTGGCGCCGGTGCAGGGTGTCTTCGCGGCGCAGATCATCAAGCCGCAGGCGCGGGTGCTGGCCGAGGACCGGGGGATCCGGTGCCTCACGCTGGACTACGACGCGTTGCGCGGCATCGAATCGGACGAGTTCCGCCTGTTCTGA
- a CDS encoding patatin-like phospholipase family protein, whose translation MADSRKNVDLVLEGGGVKGIGLLGAVLELHEAGYSFPRIAGTSAGAIVATLVAAYQKAGKDLGGLEAVMNDLDCRRFQDQSLLDKVAGPIGDGVDLLLHDGMHSGDYLTEWLTPLLEGIGVRTFADLAIEDPEGTLLPYQRYSLVIHVSDLTRRVLVRLPWDYSQYGRDPGAEKIVDAVRASMSIPLYFRPVQFAVRPEGTVTWVDGGLLSNFPITVFDRTDAKKPRWPTWGVKLSGEPAGGKDKPVKSALRIAIGSLETLMSDWNRYRLHEEGVNRRTVYVDTTGISAVDFGLGEEEKKRLFESGREAARRFLEKIVQQ comes from the coding sequence ATGGCCGATTCTCGGAAGAACGTCGATCTCGTGCTGGAAGGCGGCGGTGTCAAAGGCATCGGGCTGCTCGGCGCGGTGCTGGAGTTGCACGAAGCAGGCTATTCGTTTCCCCGGATCGCCGGGACGAGCGCGGGCGCGATCGTCGCGACACTGGTCGCCGCGTATCAGAAGGCGGGGAAGGATCTCGGTGGGCTGGAAGCGGTGATGAACGACTTGGACTGCCGCCGTTTCCAGGACCAGTCCCTGCTCGACAAGGTCGCCGGGCCGATCGGGGACGGCGTCGATCTGCTGCTGCACGACGGGATGCATTCCGGTGACTATCTCACCGAGTGGCTCACGCCCTTGCTGGAAGGGATCGGCGTGCGCACTTTCGCCGATCTCGCCATCGAGGATCCCGAAGGTACTTTGCTTCCGTATCAACGGTATTCCCTCGTCATTCACGTGAGCGACCTGACTCGCCGCGTACTCGTCCGGTTGCCTTGGGATTATTCCCAGTACGGCCGCGATCCCGGTGCGGAGAAGATCGTCGATGCCGTCCGCGCGTCGATGTCGATCCCGCTCTATTTCCGGCCGGTGCAGTTCGCCGTCCGCCCCGAGGGGACCGTCACGTGGGTCGACGGTGGCTTGCTGTCGAACTTCCCGATCACCGTCTTCGACCGGACCGACGCGAAGAAGCCGCGGTGGCCGACCTGGGGCGTGAAGCTGTCCGGGGAACCCGCGGGCGGCAAGGACAAACCGGTGAAGAGCGCGTTGCGGATCGCCATCGGTTCGCTCGAAACCCTGATGTCGGACTGGAATCGTTACCGGTTGCACGAGGAAGGTGTGAACCGGCGGACGGTGTACGTCGACACGACCGGGATTTCCGCCGTCGACTTCGGGCTCGGCGAAGAGGAGAAGAAGCGCCTCTTCGAAAGCGGGCGGGAGGCCGCGCGGCGGTTTCTGGAAAAGATCGTGCAGCAGTGA
- a CDS encoding sodium:solute symporter family protein, with protein MHVLADANLRLDASPIDYVLLAFYFALVLGIGYMARRSVSSSLDFFLSGRSLPAWVTGLAFISANLGAVEIMGMSANGVLYGLPTVHYFWIGAIPAMLFLGIVMMPFYYGSKVRSVPEFMLRRFGKPAHLVNGISFASAQILIAGANLFLLASVVNLLLGWPLWVSIIVAAAVVLSYTALGGLSAAIYNEVLQFFVIVAALLPLTIVGLVKVGGWQGLVDKITASPGGEAQLHSWPGDNLTGFGNSFLSVLGLVFGLGFVLSFGYWTTNFVEVQRAMASKSMSAARRTPIIGAFPKMLVPFIVIIPGMIAAVTVSEYVQDKQILLEGGDAPSGVTANNAILLLMRDLLPNGMLGVALAGLLASFMAGMAANLSSFNTVFTYDIWQSYVKKNESDGYYLRLGRLVTAIGTVLAIGTAFIASNSGNILTYLQDLFSFFNAPLFATFILGMFWKRMTPTAGWVGLVSGTASAITVWLLSQAGVLGLTGQGISFVAAGTAFVVDIAVSVGVSLATAPKPEAQLVGLVYSLTPKESLKHDETGDDAGWYRKPGLLAGIVLILTIVLNIIF; from the coding sequence TTGCACGTGCTGGCCGATGCGAACCTGCGGCTCGACGCAAGTCCGATCGACTACGTCCTGCTCGCCTTCTATTTCGCGCTGGTGCTCGGCATCGGGTACATGGCGCGAAGGTCGGTCTCGAGCAGCCTCGACTTCTTCCTCTCCGGCCGCTCGCTGCCCGCCTGGGTCACCGGTCTCGCCTTCATCTCGGCGAACCTCGGCGCGGTCGAGATCATGGGCATGTCGGCCAACGGCGTGCTCTACGGCCTGCCGACCGTCCATTACTTCTGGATCGGCGCGATCCCGGCGATGCTGTTCCTCGGCATCGTGATGATGCCGTTCTACTACGGCTCGAAGGTCCGCAGTGTCCCGGAGTTCATGCTCCGCCGGTTCGGCAAACCCGCCCACCTGGTCAACGGCATCAGCTTCGCGAGCGCGCAGATCCTCATCGCGGGCGCGAACCTGTTCCTGCTCGCCAGCGTGGTGAACCTCCTGCTCGGCTGGCCGCTGTGGGTGTCGATCATCGTCGCGGCCGCGGTCGTGCTCTCCTACACCGCGCTCGGCGGCCTCTCCGCCGCGATCTACAACGAGGTCCTGCAGTTCTTCGTCATCGTCGCGGCGCTGCTGCCGCTGACCATCGTCGGCCTGGTGAAGGTCGGCGGCTGGCAGGGCCTGGTCGACAAGATCACCGCGAGCCCCGGCGGCGAAGCGCAGCTGCACTCGTGGCCGGGTGACAACCTCACCGGCTTCGGCAACAGCTTCCTGTCGGTGCTGGGTCTCGTCTTCGGTCTCGGTTTCGTGCTGTCGTTCGGTTACTGGACGACGAACTTCGTCGAGGTCCAGCGCGCGATGGCGTCGAAGAGCATGTCGGCCGCGCGGCGAACGCCGATCATCGGCGCCTTCCCGAAGATGCTGGTCCCGTTCATCGTGATCATCCCCGGCATGATCGCCGCGGTCACCGTCTCCGAGTACGTCCAGGACAAGCAGATCCTGCTCGAGGGCGGCGACGCGCCCAGCGGCGTGACCGCGAACAACGCGATCCTGCTGCTGATGCGCGACCTGCTGCCCAACGGCATGCTCGGCGTCGCGCTCGCCGGTCTGCTCGCGTCCTTCATGGCCGGTATGGCCGCGAACCTGAGCTCGTTCAACACCGTGTTCACCTACGACATCTGGCAGTCGTACGTGAAGAAGAACGAGTCGGACGGCTATTACCTGCGGCTCGGCCGCCTGGTCACCGCGATCGGCACCGTGCTCGCGATCGGCACCGCGTTCATCGCGTCGAACTCCGGGAACATCCTGACCTATCTGCAGGACCTGTTCTCCTTCTTCAACGCGCCGCTGTTCGCCACCTTCATCCTGGGCATGTTCTGGAAGCGGATGACGCCGACGGCGGGCTGGGTCGGCCTGGTGTCCGGTACCGCCTCCGCGATCACCGTGTGGCTGCTGTCGCAGGCCGGGGTCCTCGGGCTCACCGGGCAGGGCATCAGCTTCGTGGCCGCCGGTACCGCGTTCGTCGTCGACATCGCGGTCAGCGTCGGGGTCTCGCTCGCCACCGCGCCGAAGCCGGAGGCTCAGCTGGTCGGCCTCGTCTACTCCCTCACCCCGAAGGAGTCGCTGAAGCACGACGAGACCGGCGACGACGCGGGCTGGTACCGCAAGCCGGGACTGCTCGCGGGCATCGTGCTGATCCTGACCATCGTGCTCAACATCATCTTCTAG
- a CDS encoding DUF3558 domain-containing protein, which produces MLFNARRRRIASVLALVAALGAVSACGQNLGKANFARTTVAAEGGSGGVPDGDINDPAVTPAVLRTIDPCGLVSKEVMGGLGTPEDPTANLSSFGTCRAKAVDAGGKALTVRVEIGASIYSSANGVTVSAVDGLPQIERKDKDGKSCDVGIMTLRKPERGISFSVTYDGGDACATGRAVAAKAVKSLHASPAKYPAVAGTLTAVDPCTAADTAALNEVVPHGASTLTTFHSCDWTPGSNPRISINFRRGLPPEERDGTKKIDIDGVSAYQKIGSGSDAECKIEWQHKPWADDEVEIASVIYKNYDEKKDEAASCGKAAKVAKSVISKLPKP; this is translated from the coding sequence GTGCTGTTCAACGCTCGACGTCGCCGGATCGCGTCCGTGCTGGCCTTGGTGGCCGCGCTCGGCGCGGTGTCGGCCTGCGGTCAGAACCTCGGCAAGGCCAACTTCGCCCGGACCACCGTCGCCGCCGAAGGTGGCTCCGGCGGGGTGCCCGACGGGGACATCAACGATCCGGCGGTCACCCCCGCGGTGCTGCGCACGATCGACCCGTGCGGGCTGGTGAGCAAGGAAGTCATGGGCGGCCTCGGCACGCCGGAGGACCCGACGGCCAATCTCAGCTCGTTCGGCACCTGCCGGGCGAAGGCCGTGGACGCCGGAGGCAAGGCACTCACGGTCAGGGTCGAAATCGGCGCGTCGATCTACTCCTCGGCCAACGGCGTCACCGTTTCGGCGGTCGACGGGCTGCCGCAGATCGAGCGGAAGGACAAGGACGGGAAGAGCTGCGACGTCGGCATCATGACCCTGCGCAAGCCTGAGCGCGGGATCAGCTTCTCGGTCACCTACGACGGCGGCGACGCGTGCGCGACAGGCCGCGCGGTGGCCGCGAAGGCCGTGAAGAGCCTGCACGCGTCACCGGCGAAATACCCGGCCGTCGCGGGCACGCTCACCGCTGTCGATCCGTGCACCGCGGCCGACACCGCCGCCCTCAACGAGGTGGTGCCGCATGGCGCGAGCACGCTGACCACCTTCCACTCCTGCGATTGGACGCCGGGCTCCAACCCGAGGATCTCGATCAATTTCCGCCGCGGCCTTCCGCCGGAGGAACGCGACGGGACCAAGAAGATCGACATCGACGGCGTCAGCGCGTACCAGAAGATCGGCAGCGGCAGTGACGCCGAGTGCAAGATCGAGTGGCAGCACAAGCCGTGGGCGGACGACGAGGTCGAGATCGCCAGCGTGATCTACAAGAACTACGACGAGAAGAAGGACGAAGCGGCGTCGTGCGGGAAGGCGGCGAAGGTCGCCAAATCGGTGATCTCCAAGCTGCCGAAGCCCTGA
- the dhaK gene encoding dihydroxyacetone kinase subunit DhaK, with amino-acid sequence MKKIINDPKTVVAESLRGLAAAHADVLRVEDDPALVVRVDAPVAGKVAVISGGGSGHEPLHGGFVGQGMLAAAVPGAVFTSPTPDAVEAAVKATTGDAGALLIVKNYTGDVLNFETAAELAAAEGLDVRSVVIDDDVAVKDSTYTAGRRGVGGTVLLEKVTGAAAERGDTLDAVEALARKVIGQVRSIGVALTAPTVPHAGEPSFDLADDEIEFGIGIHGEPGIERTAVVTADELVARMVEAVVTDLPFAEGDKVLLFTNSMGGTPLVELYLAHGIAERLLAERGIVVERRLVGPYITSLEMQGMSLTLLKLDDELTELWDAPVNTPALRWGV; translated from the coding sequence TTGAAGAAGATCATCAACGACCCGAAGACGGTGGTCGCGGAATCCCTGCGCGGACTCGCCGCGGCGCACGCGGACGTCCTGCGCGTGGAAGACGACCCGGCGCTCGTGGTGCGGGTGGACGCGCCCGTGGCGGGCAAGGTCGCGGTGATCTCCGGCGGCGGCTCCGGGCACGAGCCGCTGCACGGTGGCTTCGTCGGGCAGGGCATGCTCGCGGCCGCCGTCCCGGGCGCGGTGTTCACCTCGCCGACGCCGGATGCCGTGGAGGCCGCGGTCAAGGCCACCACCGGGGACGCGGGCGCGCTGCTGATCGTGAAGAACTACACCGGCGACGTGCTCAACTTCGAGACCGCCGCGGAACTCGCCGCCGCCGAAGGGCTGGACGTGCGCAGCGTGGTGATCGACGACGACGTCGCGGTCAAGGACTCCACCTACACCGCCGGCCGTCGCGGGGTCGGCGGCACGGTACTGCTGGAGAAGGTCACCGGTGCCGCCGCCGAACGAGGCGACACGCTCGACGCCGTGGAGGCCTTGGCGCGCAAGGTGATCGGCCAGGTGCGGTCGATCGGCGTCGCGCTCACCGCGCCGACCGTGCCCCACGCGGGCGAGCCGAGTTTCGACCTCGCCGACGACGAGATCGAGTTCGGCATCGGCATCCACGGTGAACCCGGTATCGAGCGGACCGCGGTGGTGACGGCCGACGAACTCGTCGCGCGCATGGTGGAAGCGGTGGTCACGGACCTGCCCTTCGCCGAGGGCGACAAGGTCCTGCTGTTCACGAACTCGATGGGCGGGACCCCGCTGGTCGAGCTGTACCTGGCACACGGGATCGCCGAGCGGCTGCTGGCCGAGCGTGGGATCGTGGTCGAACGGCGGCTGGTGGGGCCGTACATCACCAGCCTCGAGATGCAGGGGATGAGCCTGACGTTGCTGAAACTGGACGACGAGCTGACCGAGTTGTGGGACGCGCCGGTGAACACCCCGGCCCTGAGGTGGGGAGTCTGA
- the dhaL gene encoding dihydroxyacetone kinase subunit DhaL: protein MACTAETFAAALRATAAVIAEHRAELVDLDRAIGDADHGENMDRGFGAIVSALDSATPETPAAVAKLAATTLISKVGGAAGPLYGTAFLRASVKLGDAAEVDGPLLVEALRAALEGVQARGKAVGGDATMVDALIPAVSAAEEASGSGIAEILTAAADAADKGAESTVELVPRKGRASYLGERAKGHMDPGARSTALLLRAFAEAAK, encoded by the coding sequence ATGGCCTGCACCGCCGAGACGTTCGCCGCCGCCTTGCGGGCGACGGCCGCCGTGATCGCCGAGCATCGAGCCGAACTGGTCGACCTCGACCGCGCGATCGGCGACGCCGACCACGGCGAGAACATGGACCGGGGCTTCGGCGCCATCGTGTCCGCTTTGGACTCCGCGACTCCCGAAACCCCCGCCGCGGTCGCGAAGCTCGCCGCCACGACACTGATCTCGAAGGTCGGTGGCGCGGCGGGCCCGTTGTACGGCACGGCTTTCCTGCGCGCGTCGGTCAAACTGGGCGACGCGGCCGAAGTGGACGGTCCGCTGCTCGTCGAGGCCCTGCGCGCGGCACTCGAAGGAGTGCAGGCGCGCGGCAAGGCCGTCGGGGGAGACGCGACGATGGTCGACGCCCTGATCCCCGCCGTCTCCGCCGCCGAGGAAGCCTCCGGCTCCGGCATCGCGGAGATCCTGACCGCCGCGGCGGACGCCGCGGACAAGGGCGCCGAGTCCACTGTGGAGCTCGTACCGCGCAAGGGCCGGGCCTCGTACCTCGGCGAGCGGGCAAAGGGCCATATGGACCCCGGCGCCCGTTCGACGGCTCTGCTGCTGCGCGCGTTCGCGGAGGCCGCCAAGTGA
- the dhaM gene encoding dihydroxyacetone kinase phosphoryl donor subunit DhaM: MSVGIVLVSHSAKLAEGLAELAAQMAPDVTIAAAGGLADGGIGTDYDEVVAATQRADSGAGVVLLYDLGSAQMTAELAVESLADPSAAVVVDAPLVEGAIAAAVAAQGGADRKAVAEAAASAGAPPDLTFDEGAQDGESSVELTLRNDVGLHARPAAVLVRSIAGLDAQVTVRLGDETADANSVLALMALGARQGDRIEVRAKGAQAGEALTKIKDLVDQNFGE, translated from the coding sequence GTGAGCGTCGGAATCGTGCTCGTTTCCCACAGCGCCAAACTCGCCGAAGGGCTCGCGGAACTCGCCGCGCAGATGGCGCCGGACGTCACCATCGCGGCTGCGGGCGGCCTGGCCGACGGCGGGATCGGGACGGATTACGACGAGGTCGTCGCCGCGACGCAGCGAGCCGATTCGGGCGCGGGCGTCGTCCTGCTGTACGACCTCGGCAGCGCGCAGATGACCGCGGAACTGGCCGTCGAATCGCTCGCCGACCCGTCGGCCGCGGTCGTCGTGGACGCGCCGCTGGTCGAAGGCGCGATCGCCGCCGCCGTCGCGGCACAGGGCGGGGCGGACCGCAAGGCCGTCGCCGAAGCGGCCGCGTCGGCGGGCGCGCCACCGGACCTGACGTTCGACGAAGGCGCGCAGGACGGCGAGAGCAGTGTCGAGCTCACGCTGCGGAACGACGTCGGGTTGCACGCGCGGCCCGCCGCGGTACTGGTCCGGAGCATCGCGGGGCTGGACGCGCAGGTCACCGTGCGGCTCGGCGACGAGACCGCGGACGCCAACAGCGTGCTCGCGCTGATGGCGCTCGGTGCCCGTCAGGGCGACCGGATCGAGGTTCGCGCGAAGGGTGCGCAGGCCGGCGAAGCACTCACCAAGATCAAAGATCTCGTGGACCAGAACTTCGGCGAGTGA